In a genomic window of Sphingomonas koreensis:
- a CDS encoding heavy metal translocating P-type ATPase, whose product MTEILRIDIPVVLPEVADAADACVARLTAELAGRRGIAEAHVVPAAGEAPAHLCVHYDPDIVSLVRIRELATAAGANITERFGHLRWDVEGISHQRRARSIAEQLQRVNGVIEAEASASGTLRIEFDRTLTSEAALRSFLDQLGVHERKTPANAPAVTPDRGAGDDHAGHDHGEGEHGHAHGGLLGPNTELFFALACGALLGIGFLLETLAAVPEWLPLALYIGAYGFGGWFTLREAIDNLRLKKFEIDTLMLVAAAGAAALGAWAEGALLLFLFSLGHALEHYAMGRAKRAIEALAELAPQTALVRRGEALVELPVEDLVIGDTVVVKPDERLPADGFLVKGTSSVNQAPVTGESMPVDKRPVPDEAAARAQPEALEAAYRVFAGTINGSGLIEVEVTRKSTESALARVVQLVSEAETQKSPTQRFTERFERVFVPAVLGLTVLLLFAWVVVDEPFRDSFYRAMAVLVAASPCALAIATPSAVLSGVARAARGGVLIKGGGPLEELGSLKAIAFDKTGTLTEGRPRITDIVPAQGIDPSELLAAAVAVERLSDHPLARAIARDGQDRLGEREVPPAHDLISITGQGVRATLDGETVLIGKAEMFGVGAIAPLSGEMAGAIAALREQGRTTMVVRRGVQDLGAIGLMDTPRAAAKEAIARIHAMGITRMIMISGDHQKVAESIAKEVGLDEAWGDLMPEDKVEAIRKLRATDKVAMVGDGVNDAPAMANATVGIAMGAAGSDVALETADVALMADDLAHLPFAVGLSRATRRIIRQNLVVSLGVVAVLVPATILGLGIGPAVMAHEGSTLVVVFNALRLLGYRK is encoded by the coding sequence ATGACCGAGATACTGCGCATTGATATCCCTGTAGTGCTGCCCGAGGTCGCCGACGCGGCCGACGCCTGTGTCGCGCGATTGACCGCTGAACTTGCCGGCCGTCGCGGCATCGCAGAAGCGCATGTCGTTCCTGCGGCCGGCGAGGCGCCCGCGCATCTGTGCGTCCATTACGATCCGGACATCGTCTCGCTGGTGCGGATCCGCGAGCTCGCTACCGCCGCCGGCGCGAACATCACCGAGCGCTTCGGCCATCTTCGCTGGGACGTCGAGGGGATCAGCCATCAGCGCCGCGCGCGCAGCATTGCCGAACAGCTTCAGCGCGTGAACGGGGTGATCGAGGCAGAGGCGAGCGCATCGGGCACGCTGCGGATCGAGTTCGACCGCACGCTGACCTCCGAAGCGGCGTTGCGCAGCTTCCTCGACCAGCTCGGGGTGCATGAGCGCAAGACGCCCGCCAACGCACCCGCTGTCACGCCGGACAGAGGCGCCGGCGACGATCACGCCGGGCATGATCATGGCGAGGGCGAACACGGCCATGCCCATGGCGGCCTGCTCGGCCCCAACACCGAGTTGTTCTTCGCGCTGGCCTGCGGCGCACTGCTCGGCATCGGCTTCCTGCTCGAAACTCTGGCCGCCGTTCCCGAATGGCTGCCACTCGCACTCTATATCGGCGCCTATGGCTTTGGCGGCTGGTTCACACTGCGCGAGGCGATCGACAATCTGCGCCTCAAGAAATTCGAAATCGACACGCTGATGCTGGTCGCCGCGGCCGGCGCGGCGGCGCTTGGCGCTTGGGCAGAAGGGGCGCTGCTCCTGTTCCTGTTCAGCCTCGGCCATGCACTCGAACATTATGCCATGGGCCGCGCCAAGCGCGCGATCGAGGCGCTGGCCGAACTCGCGCCGCAGACTGCGCTCGTCCGCCGCGGCGAAGCGCTCGTCGAGCTGCCGGTCGAGGACCTCGTGATCGGTGACACCGTGGTCGTCAAGCCCGATGAGCGCCTCCCCGCCGACGGGTTCCTCGTCAAGGGCACGAGCAGCGTCAACCAGGCGCCGGTCACCGGCGAAAGCATGCCGGTCGACAAGCGTCCCGTGCCTGATGAAGCTGCAGCGCGCGCGCAGCCCGAAGCGCTCGAAGCCGCCTATCGCGTGTTCGCCGGCACGATCAACGGCAGCGGGCTGATTGAGGTCGAGGTCACCCGCAAGTCGACAGAATCCGCGCTCGCTCGCGTCGTCCAGCTGGTCAGCGAGGCCGAGACCCAGAAGTCGCCGACCCAGCGCTTCACCGAACGCTTCGAGCGGGTGTTCGTGCCTGCTGTGCTCGGGCTGACCGTGCTGTTGCTGTTCGCCTGGGTGGTTGTCGACGAGCCGTTCCGCGATAGCTTCTATCGGGCGATGGCGGTGCTGGTCGCGGCCAGCCCCTGCGCGCTCGCTATCGCCACACCGAGCGCGGTGCTCTCGGGTGTCGCGCGCGCGGCGCGCGGCGGTGTGCTGATCAAGGGAGGTGGGCCGCTGGAGGAACTGGGTTCGCTGAAGGCGATCGCGTTCGACAAGACCGGCACGCTCACCGAAGGGCGCCCGCGTATCACCGACATCGTGCCGGCCCAGGGCATCGATCCCAGTGAACTGCTCGCCGCCGCGGTCGCGGTCGAGCGGCTAAGTGACCATCCACTCGCCCGCGCGATCGCGCGCGATGGCCAGGATCGGCTCGGCGAACGCGAGGTGCCGCCCGCACATGACCTGATCAGCATCACTGGCCAGGGCGTTCGCGCGACGCTGGACGGCGAGACGGTGCTGATTGGCAAGGCCGAGATGTTCGGGGTCGGGGCCATCGCGCCGCTGTCCGGCGAAATGGCGGGCGCGATCGCCGCGCTGCGCGAGCAGGGCCGGACCACCATGGTGGTCCGGCGCGGGGTGCAGGATCTGGGCGCGATCGGGCTGATGGACACGCCACGCGCTGCGGCGAAGGAAGCGATCGCCCGTATCCACGCGATGGGTATCACCCGGATGATCATGATCTCGGGCGATCATCAGAAGGTCGCCGAGTCGATCGCCAAGGAGGTGGGGCTCGACGAGGCCTGGGGCGACCTCATGCCCGAGGACAAGGTCGAGGCGATCCGCAAACTGCGCGCCACCGACAAGGTCGCGATGGTCGGCGACGGCGTCAACGACGCACCGGCGATGGCCAATGCCACCGTCGGCATCGCGATGGGCGCGGCCGGCTCCGATGTCGCGCTTGAGACCGCCGATGTCGCACTGATGGCGGACGATCTCGCGCATCTGCCGTTCGCGGTCGGGCTCAGTCGCGCAACCCGCCGGATCATCCGCCAGAATTTGGTGGTGAGCCTTGGCGTGGTCGCGGTGCTCGTGCCGGCGACGATCTTGGGGCTCGGTATCGGTCCCGCCGTGATGGCGCATGAGGGCTCGACGCTCGTCGTCGTGTTCAATGCACTGCGGCTGCTCGGATACCGCAAATGA
- a CDS encoding cation transporter: MAQPQADDRRERRTLWWVLALNVMLAGGFLGAGLVGDSSALIANGLDNLSDAAVYALSLVALSHGLAWKRRAANVSGAMLLLFAVGILIDVGRRYVQGSEPIGATMMIMAAIAAAVNYLCLRLLQRLEAPDVNLRAATTFSFNDFISNGGILVAGLLVLWLGSNWPDLVVGLLTALIAIKGGIEILRDTHRQSHRDREETS; this comes from the coding sequence ATGGCTCAACCGCAAGCCGACGACCGCCGCGAACGCCGCACCTTATGGTGGGTTCTGGCACTCAACGTGATGCTGGCGGGCGGTTTTCTCGGCGCCGGGCTCGTCGGCGATTCGAGCGCACTAATCGCCAACGGCCTCGACAATCTCTCTGATGCGGCGGTCTATGCGTTGAGCCTCGTGGCGCTCAGCCACGGACTGGCGTGGAAGCGCCGCGCAGCCAATGTGTCAGGCGCAATGCTGCTGCTGTTCGCGGTCGGTATCCTCATCGATGTCGGCCGGCGCTATGTCCAGGGCAGCGAGCCGATCGGCGCCACCATGATGATCATGGCCGCGATCGCCGCCGCCGTGAATTATCTGTGCCTGCGCCTGTTACAGCGGCTCGAGGCGCCTGATGTCAATCTTCGCGCCGCGACCACTTTCAGCTTCAACGACTTCATTTCCAATGGCGGGATCCTCGTCGCCGGCCTCCTTGTGCTGTGGCTCGGCAGCAACTGGCCCGACCTCGTCGTCGGCCTGCTCACCGCGCTGATCGCGATCAAGGGCGGCATCGAGATTCTGCGCGATACCCATCGGCAATCCCATCGCGACCGGGAGGAGACATCATGA
- a CDS encoding efflux RND transporter permease subunit produces the protein MIERIVTFAVERRWFVLLMTLIATVIGAVSLSRLPIDAVPDITNNQVQINIRAPALSPELVEKQVAFPIETALAGVPGLEHTRSLSRNGFAQVTAVFTDSTNIYFARQQVAERLRTAEESLPAGATPEMGPIATGLGEVYMWTVHMAHRPEDKHKPGEPGIQPDGSYLTPEGERLVSEADKATYLRTTQDWIVAPLLKSVPGLAGVDSIGGYVKQFQVVPDVQRLTALKLSLGDLATALEENNSAVGAGTVDRNGEGLAVRSDARIANADQLGRTVIATREGVPILLNQVATVRTGQAIRMGSASENAQEVVVGTAIMRIGENSRNVASAVATRLDEVNASLPTDIVIQPVLDRTGLVNSTIKTVAKNLSEGALLVIVVLFLLLGNFRAALIAALVIPVTMLMTSFGMLRGGVSANLMSLGALDFGLIVDGAVIIVENALRRIAERQHHIGRTLDKGERLSVVAGAAREMIRPSVYGQAIIILVYVPLLTLTGVEGKTFTPMALTVILALAFAFVLSLTFVPAMLAIWLSKPVEEKEGRIMSWLKRRYEPGLDRAMARPRVTILAGVGAFLLAILAFMTLGQEFLPQLDEGDATVQVLRVPGTSVEQSQAMQFQVEKAISSIPEVKFVFSKTGTAELASDPMPPNISDTFVIMKKHADWPDPSLTKAEVVAKIEKALEGLPGNAFEISQPIQMRFNELIAGVRGDIAVKVFGDDTDAMNDTANKIAGILRGVDGATDVRVEQTEGLPMLDIRPNRDAMARLGITARVMQDTVAAAIGGRDAGMIFEGDRRFAVTIRLTDAARADLQTLGQVPVPTPDGAFVPLESVADIAVTSGPNQISRENGKRRVVVQANVRGRDVAGVVEDARAAIARDVRLPAGQYLEWGGQFENLQSASARLMLVVPACFALIILLLYGALGSVRDAAIVFTGVPLALVGGVLALFLRGMPFSISAAVGFIALSGIAVLNGLVMVTSIQDLMARGVSRAEAAYQGALARLRPVVMTALVASLGFVPMAIATGSGAEVQKPLATVVIGGLISATLLTLFVLPTLYARYGRRETDVSEVETPSSQGGTPLPAH, from the coding sequence ATATCCGCGCGCCCGCGCTCTCACCCGAGTTGGTCGAGAAGCAGGTCGCCTTCCCGATCGAGACCGCGCTCGCCGGCGTGCCCGGTCTCGAACATACCCGCTCGCTCAGCCGCAACGGCTTCGCGCAGGTGACCGCAGTGTTCACCGATTCCACCAACATCTATTTCGCACGCCAGCAGGTCGCGGAGCGGCTGCGCACCGCGGAGGAAAGCCTGCCTGCGGGTGCGACACCAGAAATGGGTCCGATCGCCACGGGTCTTGGTGAAGTCTATATGTGGACCGTCCACATGGCCCACCGGCCCGAGGACAAGCACAAGCCCGGCGAACCGGGTATCCAGCCCGACGGGAGCTACCTGACGCCTGAGGGTGAACGGCTGGTGAGCGAAGCCGACAAAGCAACCTATCTGCGCACGACGCAGGACTGGATCGTCGCGCCGCTGCTCAAATCCGTTCCGGGCCTTGCCGGCGTCGATTCGATCGGCGGCTATGTCAAGCAGTTCCAGGTCGTCCCTGACGTGCAGCGGCTGACCGCACTGAAGCTCAGCCTCGGAGACCTCGCGACCGCGCTCGAGGAGAACAACAGCGCGGTCGGCGCGGGCACGGTCGACCGCAACGGCGAGGGTCTGGCGGTGCGTTCGGATGCGCGCATCGCCAACGCCGACCAGCTCGGACGCACCGTCATCGCCACCCGCGAAGGTGTGCCGATCCTGCTCAATCAGGTCGCGACTGTGCGCACCGGCCAGGCGATCCGCATGGGTTCGGCCTCGGAAAATGCCCAGGAAGTCGTCGTCGGCACCGCGATCATGCGGATCGGGGAGAACAGCCGTAACGTCGCCTCGGCCGTCGCCACGCGGCTCGACGAGGTCAACGCCTCGCTGCCGACCGACATCGTCATCCAGCCGGTGCTCGACCGCACCGGGCTGGTCAATTCGACGATCAAGACGGTGGCGAAGAACCTCTCCGAAGGCGCGCTGCTGGTCATCGTCGTGCTGTTCCTGCTGCTCGGCAATTTCCGCGCGGCGCTGATCGCGGCGCTGGTGATCCCGGTCACCATGCTGATGACCAGCTTCGGCATGTTGCGCGGCGGCGTTTCGGCCAATCTGATGAGCCTTGGCGCGTTGGACTTCGGCCTGATCGTCGACGGCGCGGTGATCATCGTCGAGAATGCGCTGAGACGCATCGCCGAACGTCAGCACCATATCGGCCGCACGCTCGACAAGGGGGAACGGCTGTCGGTAGTGGCGGGCGCGGCGCGCGAGATGATCCGGCCCTCGGTCTATGGCCAGGCGATCATCATCCTCGTCTATGTGCCGCTGCTCACCCTGACCGGGGTCGAGGGCAAGACCTTCACGCCGATGGCACTGACCGTCATCCTCGCGCTGGCCTTCGCCTTCGTGCTCTCGTTGACCTTCGTGCCGGCGATGCTCGCGATCTGGCTGTCCAAGCCGGTCGAGGAGAAGGAGGGCCGGATCATGTCCTGGCTCAAGCGCCGCTATGAACCCGGTCTCGACCGGGCGATGGCGCGGCCGCGTGTCACGATCCTCGCGGGCGTCGGCGCTTTCCTGCTCGCGATCCTCGCCTTCATGACCCTGGGTCAGGAGTTTCTGCCTCAGCTCGACGAAGGCGACGCGACCGTCCAGGTGTTACGTGTCCCGGGTACCTCGGTCGAGCAGAGCCAGGCGATGCAGTTCCAGGTCGAAAAGGCGATCTCGAGCATTCCCGAGGTCAAATTCGTCTTCTCAAAGACCGGCACCGCCGAGCTCGCCTCGGATCCGATGCCGCCCAACATCTCCGACACTTTCGTCATCATGAAGAAGCACGCGGACTGGCCCGACCCCAGCCTCACCAAGGCCGAGGTCGTCGCCAAGATCGAGAAGGCGCTGGAGGGGCTTCCCGGCAACGCGTTCGAGATCAGCCAGCCGATCCAGATGCGGTTCAACGAGCTCATCGCAGGCGTGCGCGGCGACATCGCGGTCAAGGTGTTCGGCGACGACACCGACGCGATGAACGATACCGCCAACAAAATCGCCGGCATCCTGCGCGGCGTGGACGGCGCTACCGACGTCCGCGTCGAACAGACCGAGGGACTACCGATGCTCGACATCCGCCCCAATCGAGATGCCATGGCGCGGCTCGGAATCACCGCGCGGGTCATGCAGGATACCGTCGCCGCCGCGATCGGCGGGCGCGACGCCGGCATGATCTTCGAAGGTGACCGGCGCTTCGCGGTGACCATCCGGCTGACCGATGCCGCGCGCGCCGACCTCCAGACATTGGGGCAGGTACCGGTGCCGACTCCCGACGGGGCGTTCGTCCCGCTCGAGAGCGTCGCCGATATCGCGGTGACCTCCGGTCCCAACCAGATCAGCCGCGAGAATGGCAAGCGCCGCGTGGTGGTTCAGGCCAATGTCCGCGGCCGCGATGTGGCCGGGGTGGTCGAAGATGCGCGGGCGGCGATCGCGCGCGACGTTCGCCTGCCCGCCGGCCAGTATCTCGAATGGGGCGGCCAGTTCGAGAATCTCCAATCGGCTAGCGCCCGGCTCATGCTCGTGGTCCCGGCCTGCTTCGCGCTCATCATCCTGCTGCTCTACGGGGCATTGGGAAGCGTACGCGACGCAGCGATCGTGTTCACCGGCGTGCCGCTCGCGTTGGTTGGCGGGGTACTCGCCTTGTTCCTGAGGGGTATGCCCTTCTCGATCTCGGCAGCCGTTGGCTTCATCGCCCTGTCTGGCATCGCGGTTTTGAACGGGCTGGTCATGGTCACCTCGATCCAGGACCTGATGGCGCGCGGCGTCAGCCGGGCCGAGGCGGCCTATCAAGGTGCGCTCGCGCGGTTGCGGCCGGTAGTGATGACCGCGTTGGTCGCCTCGCTTGGCTTCGTGCCGATGGCGATCGCCACCGGATCGGGCGCCGAGGTGCAGAAGCCGCTCGCCACCGTGGTGATCGGCGGCCTGATCTCGGCGACGTTGCTCACCCTGTTCGTCCTACCGACGCTATACGCCCGCTACGGACGTCGCGAGACCGATGTTAGTGAAGTCGAGACGCCGTCGTCGCAGGGAGGAACGCCGCTCCCCGCCCACTAA